GCGAAGGGCGGGATTGCAGCCCTCACGCATGCGCTTGCCGTGAGTTTTGCAGGTCGCGTGCGCGTGAATTCTATTTCGCCCGGTTGGATCGATACGGATTTCAAAGTATATGAAGGTCCCGATGCCACGCAACAGCCCGCAGGCCGCGTCGGGAACCCCTTGGACATCGCGAACATGGTGCTTTATCTTGCCAGCGACAAGGCCGGCTTCATCACCGGCGAAAACATCTGCATCGACGGCGGCATGACCCGCCAGATGATTTACCACAACGACTGCGGCTGGAAATTCGAAGGATAAAATGCGGAAAATGCTGAAGAACTTGCGTTATTCGTATCAAAAATGCAGAAATTGTTGCGAAATTGATGTTGAAAATGTAGATTCATTGCGTAGTGGACAAATAAATTAGGGGATGTCTATGAAAAACATGCAAAAATACATCGCTGCGAACTTGCTGAATGCGAATGTCGCAACTTCTTTCACTCTTCTCATGTTCACGTTTTTTTTTGCTGCTTGTTCCACGCCGACGGTTTCTAGTGATGATTCTGCTGAAAGTTCTGAAAAGGTTGAACAGGAAGATAACTCGTCTTCTTCTGGCATAATCAATGGTAAAAAGCCCGATAGGTCTAGTTCGTCCGAAAATAAAATTGAGTCAAGTAGTTCTGCAAGCAGTGTAAATTGCTCTGCTCTTTTGGCTGTAGAGACGGAGTGGAGCTGGAATGTGCCGAAGGAATGCCGATTTAATCCTGATATTGACTACGGAATTATGACCGATGAGCGCGACGGCAAGGTTTATAGGACAGTGAAGATTGGTAATCAAGTATGGATGGCGGAGAACCTGAACTATGCCGATAGTGTCAAAACTCCGAGTTTATTGGAACGCAGCTGGTGCTTCGATGATGAACCCAAGAACTGCGATGTTACCGGTCGACTTTATACATGGGCTGCGGCGATTGATTCTGTGGAACTTTATAGGGACATGTCTATTGATTGTGGAAGCTACAAGGCTTGTACATTGCCCGACACAGTGTATGGAATTTGTCCAAGCGGTTGGCATTTGCCGACAGAAACAGAATGGGAGGCTCTCATCACGAACATAGGTGGCACCATCAGTCGCAATGGCCAGACGTGGAACTCGGATGTAGGACAGGTTCTCAAGTCTAAAACAGGTTGGAAAGAATGGAGCTATTCTGGTAACGGCACGGATACATATGGATTTTCCGCGCTACCTGCGGGCATTAGATCTTCTTTTGATGGCAACTTCCATAGCGATGAGGCTGACTTTTGGAGCTCTACGGAGAATGATGAGACTGTTTGGTCTGTATGGC
This genomic stretch from Fibrobacter sp. UWH4 harbors:
- a CDS encoding fibrobacter succinogenes major paralogous domain-containing protein; this encodes MFTFFFAACSTPTVSSDDSAESSEKVEQEDNSSSSGIINGKKPDRSSSSENKIESSSSASSVNCSALLAVETEWSWNVPKECRFNPDIDYGIMTDERDGKVYRTVKIGNQVWMAENLNYADSVKTPSLLERSWCFDDEPKNCDVTGRLYTWAAAIDSVELYRDMSIDCGSYKACTLPDTVYGICPSGWHLPTETEWEALITNIGGTISRNGQTWNSDVGQVLKSKTGWKEWSYSGNGTDTYGFSALPAGIRSSFDGNFHSDEADFWSSTENDETVWSVWLYYGNSVANLISIAAKYNGCSVRCVKD